A genomic segment from Pseudomonas mendocina encodes:
- the pqqF gene encoding pyrroloquinoline quinone biosynthesis protein PqqF translates to MSNQAPVTRRLANGAELRAQQQPWAQQAGVCLRVAAGSHDEPPAYPGLAHFLEHLLFLGSRNYPVDQGLMAFVQRHGGLVNASTQARHTDFVCELPAELLQPALTRLLDMLCQPLLDIDAQLREREVLHAEYQARSQDVNCRIDHALGQALAVDHRCSDFLAGDRNTLLVESEAFQQALRAYHQRHYQAGHMCLSLVGPQAPEQLLDIAEALLGPLPGAQIEDSRPVADLLPLRASRLSLQHDRPAVHLGFAAQVDACQLQAPLELLLDTLHDPASGGLLAGLRERQLCRQLQVRELYRHQGQCLLRFDFPGATTEQGPALRAAVQSWAAQLQGHEHWPQRLQGHQQAVALRLLGLSSLALAQHLQAPEQENDTTLRSLAALLGQLAQGDGLIELQCSQRTQSEWPATGLALPLQALPAQAPLPFEHEWQLCCDELLLDERGSVSAVLPLAELRHYPGQPEGGPAALYWRGAFVGSGDMTAIEAALLARSADLRWRGERLGIASQLSVHVSGWTLALRGAAALLPTFSTQLLPLLLAPVNEPVEFTSQGMLLRVLLQRLPQLCELPATSNLQGLSVGLGERQQARLAELCTAVEPLAGLPPASGTWRGVDWHEVSQPGADAALLLFCPLPDATAPTEAAWRVLGQLLQGRFYQRLRGELQLGYALFAGFRQVLGSRGLLFALQSPVCDAAGIFAHVRAFLDEQRSLLEGLDDATLSGALDALQAALSPARSNQARAEQLWHLYLAGLPELHPQQVLQALQALSTSDLLRTHEQLLLARDWRVLASGAPAPV, encoded by the coding sequence ATGTCCAATCAAGCTCCCGTTACCCGGCGCCTGGCCAATGGCGCCGAACTGCGCGCGCAGCAACAGCCCTGGGCGCAGCAGGCAGGGGTGTGTCTGCGGGTGGCGGCGGGCAGTCACGATGAGCCGCCAGCCTATCCGGGTCTGGCGCACTTTCTCGAACACCTGCTGTTTCTCGGTAGCCGCAATTACCCGGTCGATCAGGGTTTGATGGCGTTCGTCCAGCGCCACGGTGGGCTGGTCAATGCCTCGACCCAGGCTCGGCACACCGATTTCGTCTGCGAACTGCCGGCCGAACTTCTGCAGCCGGCGTTGACGCGTCTGCTGGATATGCTCTGCCAGCCGCTGCTGGATATCGACGCGCAGTTGCGCGAGCGCGAAGTGCTGCACGCCGAATACCAAGCGCGCAGCCAGGATGTGAACTGCCGCATCGATCATGCCTTGGGCCAGGCGCTGGCGGTCGATCATCGCTGCAGTGACTTTCTGGCAGGTGATCGCAACACGCTGCTTGTCGAATCCGAGGCGTTTCAGCAGGCGCTGCGTGCGTATCACCAGCGCCACTACCAGGCCGGACATATGTGCCTGAGCCTGGTGGGGCCGCAAGCGCCAGAGCAACTGCTGGATATCGCCGAGGCGCTGCTGGGGCCATTGCCGGGCGCACAGATCGAAGATTCCAGACCTGTGGCCGATTTGCTTCCGCTGCGCGCCTCACGCCTGAGTCTGCAACACGATCGGCCTGCCGTGCATTTGGGCTTTGCCGCTCAGGTCGATGCGTGCCAGTTGCAGGCACCACTGGAGTTATTGTTGGACACCCTACATGACCCCGCATCTGGCGGCCTGCTGGCTGGCTTGCGTGAGCGGCAGCTGTGTCGGCAATTGCAGGTGCGGGAGTTGTATCGGCATCAGGGCCAGTGTCTGCTGCGCTTCGATTTTCCCGGCGCCACGACGGAGCAGGGCCCGGCCTTGCGTGCAGCGGTGCAGAGTTGGGCGGCGCAGCTGCAGGGCCATGAACATTGGCCGCAGCGGCTGCAGGGTCATCAGCAGGCGGTCGCACTGAGGTTGTTAGGGCTTAGCTCACTGGCACTGGCTCAGCACCTGCAGGCCCCCGAGCAGGAAAACGACACCACCTTGCGCTCCCTGGCCGCGCTGCTCGGGCAGTTGGCGCAAGGCGACGGATTGATAGAGCTGCAATGCAGCCAGCGTACACAATCAGAGTGGCCCGCGACTGGATTGGCGCTGCCCCTACAGGCCTTGCCGGCCCAGGCGCCGCTACCCTTTGAGCACGAATGGCAGCTGTGCTGCGACGAGCTACTGCTGGATGAGCGGGGCTCTGTCTCGGCCGTTTTGCCGCTGGCTGAGCTGAGGCATTACCCTGGGCAGCCCGAGGGCGGCCCGGCCGCGCTTTACTGGCGCGGCGCGTTTGTCGGTAGCGGCGATATGACGGCCATCGAAGCCGCCCTGTTGGCGCGTAGCGCTGATCTGCGCTGGCGTGGAGAGCGACTTGGCATCGCCAGTCAACTGAGCGTGCATGTCTCTGGCTGGACCTTGGCCTTGCGGGGGGCTGCGGCATTGTTGCCGACTTTCAGCACGCAACTGCTGCCGTTGCTGTTGGCCCCCGTAAACGAGCCTGTCGAATTCACCTCGCAGGGGATGCTGTTGCGGGTGCTGCTGCAGCGTTTGCCGCAGCTGTGCGAGTTGCCCGCTACATCGAACCTGCAAGGACTGAGCGTCGGGCTGGGCGAGCGGCAGCAGGCGCGACTCGCAGAGTTGTGCACGGCGGTCGAGCCCCTGGCGGGTTTGCCGCCAGCATCAGGTACCTGGAGAGGAGTCGACTGGCACGAGGTCTCGCAGCCCGGCGCGGATGCGGCACTGCTGCTGTTCTGCCCGCTGCCTGACGCTACCGCTCCTACCGAGGCGGCCTGGCGGGTGCTCGGGCAACTGCTGCAGGGACGTTTCTACCAGCGCCTGCGAGGCGAGCTGCAACTGGGTTATGCCTTGTTCGCCGGCTTTCGCCAGGTGCTGGGCAGCAGAGGCCTGCTGTTCGCCTTGCAGTCGCCGGTCTGCGATGCGGCCGGTATCTTCGCCCATGTCCGTGCCTTTCTCGATGAGCAGCGCTCACTGCTCGAAGGGCTGGATGATGCGACGCTGTCGGGCGCCCTTGATGCGTTGCAAGCTGCGTTGAGTCCGGCCAGGTCCAACCAGGCTCGCGCCGAGCAGCTGTGGCATCTGTATCTGGCGGGCTTGCCCGAGTTGCATCCGCAGCAGGTTTTACAGGCATTGCAGGCACTGTCCACGAGCGATCTGC
- the dusA gene encoding tRNA dihydrouridine(20/20a) synthase DusA: MSQDSNRPALSRRFSVAPMMDWTDRHCRFFLRQLSRHALLYTEMVTTGALIHGDRERFLRYSECEHPIALQLGGSNPQDLATCARMAEEHGYDEVNLNVGCPSDRVQNNMIGACLMGHPALVADCVKAMRDAVSIPVTVKHRIGINGRDSYAELCDFVGQVRDAGCRSFTVHARIAILEGLSPKENREVPPLRYDVAAQLKQDFPDLEIILNGGIKTLEECERHLQTFDGVMLGREAYHNPFLLAQVDNRLFGADTTPITRMDALLALKPYVEQHLREGGTLHHVSRHVLGLAQGFPGARRFRQLLSVDIHKVQDPLGLLDQAAELLRGH; this comes from the coding sequence ATGTCCCAGGATTCCAACCGCCCTGCCCTGTCCCGCCGCTTTTCCGTTGCTCCGATGATGGACTGGACGGATCGTCATTGCCGGTTCTTTCTCCGTCAGCTGTCGCGCCATGCCCTGCTCTACACCGAGATGGTCACCACCGGCGCGCTGATCCACGGCGACCGTGAGCGTTTCCTGCGTTACAGCGAGTGTGAACACCCGATTGCCCTGCAGTTGGGCGGTAGCAACCCGCAGGACCTGGCGACCTGCGCGCGGATGGCTGAAGAACATGGCTATGACGAAGTGAACCTGAACGTCGGCTGCCCCAGCGACCGCGTGCAGAACAACATGATCGGCGCCTGTCTGATGGGCCACCCGGCGCTGGTGGCCGACTGCGTGAAGGCCATGCGGGACGCCGTGAGCATACCGGTGACGGTCAAGCACCGCATCGGCATCAACGGCCGTGACAGCTACGCCGAGCTGTGCGATTTCGTCGGCCAGGTACGCGATGCCGGTTGCCGCAGCTTCACCGTGCATGCCCGCATCGCCATCCTCGAAGGCCTGTCGCCGAAGGAAAACCGCGAGGTTCCGCCGCTGCGCTACGACGTCGCCGCGCAGCTCAAGCAGGATTTCCCCGACCTGGAGATCATCCTCAACGGCGGGATCAAGACGCTGGAGGAATGCGAACGGCACCTGCAAACCTTCGACGGCGTGATGCTCGGCCGCGAGGCCTACCACAACCCCTTCCTGCTGGCCCAGGTAGATAATCGGCTGTTCGGGGCGGATACCACGCCCATCACACGCATGGACGCCCTGCTCGCCCTCAAGCCCTATGTTGAACAACATCTACGCGAGGGCGGCACCCTGCATCACGTCAGCCGCCACGTGCTCGGTCTGGCACAGGGTTTTCCCGGCGCACGACGCTTCCGCCAACTGCTGTCGGTGGACATCCACAAGGTTCAGGATCCGCTCGGCCTGCTCGATCAGGCCGCCGAGCTGTTGCGCGGGCACTGA
- a CDS encoding winged-helix domain-containing protein gives MSTQHNPSRSLNSAENAPDSRQCRALLQAVGLRFSMPRQKVVEALYGADEDEGISSRELHQQLNQAGEPLSLVSVRQVLRRMEEGGMIQATGRSRYRLTITAQCPRNSSAA, from the coding sequence ATGTCGACCCAGCACAACCCGTCTCGTTCACTGAACTCTGCCGAGAATGCGCCGGACAGTCGCCAGTGCCGCGCTTTGCTGCAGGCCGTCGGGCTGCGCTTCAGCATGCCACGGCAGAAGGTGGTGGAGGCACTGTACGGCGCCGACGAGGATGAAGGGATTTCCAGCCGCGAGCTGCACCAGCAATTGAATCAGGCCGGCGAGCCGCTCTCGCTGGTGAGCGTGCGTCAGGTACTACGGCGCATGGAGGAAGGCGGCATGATCCAGGCGACAGGGCGCAGCCGCTATCGCCTGACGATCACGGCTCAGTGCCCGCGCAACAGCTCGGCGGCCTGA
- the tal gene encoding transaldolase: MTSKLEQLKQFTTVVADTGDLDAIARLQPVDATTNPSLLLKAAALPRYADLLKQAVSAGQGDLGLACDHFGVAVGQEILKVIPGRISTEVDARLSFDTEATLRRAERLIGLYEKAGIGRDRVLIKIASTWEGIRAAEQLEKAGVQTNLTLLFAFAQAQACADAGVFLISPFVGRIYDWYKKAEGRDFAGSEDPGVQSVTRIYDYYKANGYDTVVMGASFRNLGQIEALAGCDRLTISPDLLQKLAEDDGVLSRQLNPGATSQPRQSLDESAFRWALNEDAMATEKLAEGIRLFARDQEKLETLLAAKA, from the coding sequence ATGACCTCCAAGCTGGAACAACTCAAGCAGTTCACCACCGTAGTCGCTGACACCGGCGACCTCGATGCCATTGCCCGCCTGCAACCGGTGGACGCCACGACCAATCCCTCGCTACTGCTCAAGGCTGCCGCGCTGCCCCGCTATGCTGACCTCTTGAAACAGGCGGTAAGCGCTGGCCAGGGCGACCTGGGTCTGGCCTGCGATCATTTCGGGGTAGCCGTCGGCCAGGAGATCCTCAAGGTCATTCCTGGGCGTATTTCCACCGAGGTTGATGCGCGCCTGTCGTTCGACACCGAGGCCACGCTGCGCCGCGCCGAGCGCCTAATCGGTTTGTATGAAAAAGCCGGCATCGGTCGCGACCGCGTGCTGATCAAGATCGCCTCCACCTGGGAAGGCATCCGCGCGGCCGAGCAACTGGAAAAAGCCGGCGTGCAGACCAACCTCACCCTGCTGTTCGCCTTCGCCCAGGCGCAAGCCTGCGCCGACGCTGGCGTGTTTCTCATCTCGCCGTTCGTTGGCCGCATCTACGACTGGTACAAGAAGGCCGAAGGCCGTGACTTTGCGGGCAGCGAAGACCCAGGCGTACAGTCGGTCACGCGCATCTATGACTACTACAAGGCCAACGGCTACGACACCGTGGTGATGGGCGCGAGCTTCCGCAACCTTGGCCAGATCGAGGCGTTGGCTGGCTGCGACCGCCTGACCATCAGCCCGGATCTGCTGCAGAAACTGGCCGAGGATGACGGCGTCCTGAGTCGCCAACTGAACCCCGGCGCGACCAGCCAGCCGCGCCAGAGTCTCGATGAGAGCGCCTTCCGCTGGGCCCTGAATGAGGATGCCATGGCCACCGAGAAACTGGCCGAGGGCATCCGCCTATTCGCCCGAGATCAGGAAAAGCTCGAAACACTGTTGGCCGCCAAGGCCTGA